From the Colletotrichum lupini chromosome 10, complete sequence genome, one window contains:
- a CDS encoding cytidine and deoxycytidylate deaminase zinc-binding region encodes MAYQIITLLTMEDMKRAACNSFGILTPQPERKYGLVGSFPLTNANIELVEPQVSNSQASTGISHFASDSSWVFCVQRLPRAVNEVGKFTPDPWNSDPFTTPILNSPQIEYHVGESGKSFSVPKAVMEFLSPKLVRMPPSGQGQPNSASITLRDIDEATFTRLVEYAYRQDYTVQGLKARSFASDEVSVLPSLYDKLERGDEYSESNPFIHDSGMDFLRELKGSYIMLDKSIHKEALEAKKLPGRYVRFDTLNAHIALLNVAHTYDIHPLKDLCKAHFRECLLFMPLNRYTVADLLTVWDSVEHIADCAPGNAICNIILDYFVATLPTSNIIRDFGIHSCRTKPSPANCSTSCRILESMGKALGQREIVFIAERARRIIRAFASEFESWMTSIGKSKRQRGHKIIVRKRDASSLTFSFQAHHFILHPFVASVPYIRRKAADTGISGRYLRHVRQCQGGHRKSSLQCPARCDPWFQNVGMIPRGSPLFPDHPYLLREFADNGTFKTYERCRYKKVLSMWELISFAISFLVGPLSPVIPPDAHLTSTIGAGWIPNDDQDMSGLTVNSIPAAKRVEYMQKANEALFRQSGPCPFAAFGTIIVNHTSDEVVCEGANFRTGDPTIHGEISAINACTAKFAEQGMTPTQIYAAWGELSIYTNAESCPMVCASSYQEAGIIEYVYGTTIQYNYNVGWGVMTLSSYDVFQQSRQLPGYQTSMIGQILTNETDPLFSWQYNASAPCPNDCFRVPSATRGGTTCSNVTISRRDYEALHANNDFGVMESLKYGSSRKNFRIPPSTNPPISSSATVMELPKATPSRVPYSLAQRCGRLPSRSTAASFNRGIPDLEGVLTSRVVTFRIGPDRKPFQIHEKLVASRSVIFDRMLANNMRESLEGVVDIEDVEPEVFTSFINFAFYGNYDVPTSHKFRKAKDQEPENAKLIPGETYDSLLEHVLKYDFRLSKKQPYLRYLTLFINQGTPGKLYGMPPGLPWNKDEELEANFDLMVANRLFGEICMHHVQLYIFADRYDIAQLRQVCLHRLHSSLTRARLGDPGYQLLFGVIVFAFTNTMPGDKIRKLLIQTCVADFSMVRAMPSFTDLLHRVPELGIEIMTELPTYWEERKKAINDVNAKFASAQSDATTSKEKS; translated from the exons ATGGCCTACCAAATTATTACACTTCTA ACTATGGAAGACATGAAACGTGCTGCGTGCAATAGTTTCGGCATTTTAACACCTCAGCCGGAA AGGAAATACGGTCTTGTTGGCTCTTTCCCTTTGACGAACGCAAATATTGAGTTGGTCGAACCTCAGGTGTCAAATTCCCAGGCTTCTACCGGGATTTCTCA CTTTGCATCTGACTCATCTTGGGTTTTCTGTGTTCAGAGGCTGCCGAGGGCTGTCAACGAGGTCGGCAAATTCACGCCAGATCCCTGGAACAGTGATCCCTTTACCACACC AATTCTCAATTCGCCGCAAATCGAATATCATGTCGGCGAAAGCGGCAAGTCATTCTCGGTTCCCAAAGCTGTGATGGAATTCCTCTCTCCAAAGCTTGTGCGTATGCCGCCTTCTGGACAAGGACAGCCCAATTCCGCTTCAATCACTCTGAGAGATATCGACGAGGCTACATTCACTCGACTGGTGGAGTACGCATATCGCCAAGACTACACGGTCCAAGGTCTCAAAGCCCGCTCCTTTGCCTCCGACGAAGTCAGCGTTTTGCCTTCACTCTATGATAAGCTCGAGCGGGGAGATGAGTATTCAGAGAGCAACCCCTTCATCCACGATTCTGGCATGGATTTCCTTCGCGAACTCAAGGGTAGCTACATAATGCTCGACAAATCGATCCACAAAGAAGCTCTCGAGGCAAAGAAACTCCCTGGCCGCTATGTTCGCTTTGACACCCTCAACGCCCACATCGCCCTTTTGAACGTGGCGCACACATACGATATCCATCCTTTGAAGGATCTCTGCAAAGCGCACTTCCGCGAGTGTCTGCTTTTCATGCCTCTCAATAGGTACACCGTGGCTGATCTGCTCACTGTCTGGGATTCTGTTGAGCACATCGCTGACTGCGCTCCCGGCAATGCGATTTGCAACATTATCCTGGATTACTTCGTCGCCACTCTCCCCACTTCGAACATCATCCGAGATTTCGGGATACACTCGTGCAGGACGAAGCCTTCACCCGCCAACTGCTCGACAAGTTGCCGAAT ACTGGAGTCTATGGGGAAAGCTTTGGGACAGCGGGAAATTGTCTTCATCGCGGAGAGGGCTCGACGGATTATTAGGGCTTTTGCTTCGGAGTTTGAGTCGTGGATGACGTCCATAGGGAAATCAAAAAGACAACGAGGTCACAAAATTATTGTCCGGAAGCGTGATGCCAGTTCGTTGACATTTTCCTTTCAGGCCCATCATTTCATTTTGCATCCCTTCGTAGCCTCGGTCC CCTATATCCGGCGCAAAGCAGCCGACACCGGTATCTCTGGCCGATATCTTCGCCATGTAAGGCAATGCCAAGGAGGTCACCGCAAATCATCA CTTCAATGTCCGGCGCGATGTGATCCATGGTTCCAAAATGTCGGGATGATACCGCGTGGCTCTCCACTTTTCCCCGACCACCCTTATCTTTTGAGGGAATTCGCCGACAATGGCACTTTCAAGACTTATGAACGGTGTCGCTATAAAAAGGTGCTGAGCATGTGGGAGTTGATCAGCTTTGCCATCTCATTCCTTGTTGGGCCGCTATCACCTGTCATACCACCAGATGCTCATCTCACAAGTACTATTGGCGCTGGGTGGA TTCCCAACGATGACCAGGATATGTCCGGTCTCACGGTCAACTCGATCCCAGCAGCGAAACGAGTCGAGTACATGCAAAAG GCGAACGAGGCGCTCTTCCGGCAAAGCGGACC TTGCCCCTTTGCCGCATTTGGAACCATCATCGTCAACCACACCAGCGACGAAGTTGTCTGCGAGGGAGCAAATTTCCGAACTGGCGACCCTACTA TTCACGGAGAGATCTCAGCCATCAACGCATGCACAGCCAAGTTTGCTGAACAGGGCATGACGCCAAC GCAGATCTATGCCGCATGGGGAGAGCTATCAATCTACACGAACGCCGAGTCGTGTCCAATGGTATGTGCTTCAAGTTACCAGGAAGCTGGCATCATCG AATACGTTTATGGGACCACCATCCAATACAACTACAACGTCGGCTGGGGTGTCATGACTCTCAGCAGT TACGACGTTTTCCAGCAATCTCGCCAGCTGCCTGGCTATCAAACGTCCATGATCGGACAGATCCTCACAAACGAGACGGACCCTCTCTTCTCATGGCAGTACAACGCAAGCGCGCCTTGCCCGAACGATTGTTTTCGTGTCCCAAGCGCGACTCGAGGCGGAACGACCTGCTCCAATGTTACTATCTCCCGAAGGGACTATGAGGCGCT CCACGCTAACAATGATTTCGGTGTCATGGAATCACTGAAATATGGCTCATCAA GGAAGAACTTTCGGATACCTCCTTCCACTAATCCACCTATTAGCAGCTCTGCGA CAGTCATGGAACTACCAAAGGCGACTCCCAGTCGGGTTCCGTATTCTCTAGCACAACGATGTGGTCGTCTCCCTAGCCGTTCTACAGCGGCTTCGTTCAACAGAGGTATACCTGATCTTGAAGG CGTACTCACCTCACGAGTGGTCACCTTTCGGATCGGTCCAGACCGAAAGCCATTCCAGATCCACGAAAAGCTCGTAGCTTCCCGATCAGTCATCTTCGACCGCATGCTGGCCAATAATATGCGCGAGTCCCTCGAGGGCGTTGTCGATATTGAAGACGTTGAGCCAGAGGTATTCACGAGTTTCATCAACTTTGCCTTCTACGGAAACTACGACGTGCCGACGTCGCACAAATTCCGAAAGGCGAAAGATCAGGAGCCTGAAAACGCCAAATTGATTCCAGGAGAGACCTACGACTCCCTTCTCGAACACGTCCTAAAATATGACTTCAGACTATCCAAAAAGCAACCGTATCTACGATATCTGACGCTTTTTATCAACCAAGGAACCCCCGGAAAGCTGTACGGCATGCCGCCCGGGTTGCCGTGGAATAAGGACGAGGAACTCGAGGCAAATTTTGACCTCATGGTCGCGAATCGCCTTTTTGGGGAGATTTGCATGCATCACGTTCAACTCTACATATTCGCCGACAGATACGACATTGCGCAGCTGAGGCAGGTGTGCCTTCACCGCCTCCACAGCTCTCTGACGCGTGCGAGACTCGGCGACCCCGGCTATCAGCTTCTGTTTGGCGTCATCGTATTTGCATTCACCAACACGATGCCGGGAGACAAGATCCGAAAACTGCTGATTCAGACGTGCGTTGCCGACTTTAGCATGGTGCGCGCGATGCCCAGCTTCACCGATCTGCTGCATCGCGTACCCGAGCTGGGGATTGAAATCATGACTGAGCTCCCCACGTATTGGGAGGAAAGGAAGAAGGCGATCAATGATGTCAATGCAAAGTTTGCATCGGCACAATCGGACGCTACAACGAGCAAAGAAAAATCTTGA
- a CDS encoding peptidase family M3, translating to MSSNQYDAQASTNYKEAFSLFDKRGNGRVAIDSLGDLLRACGQNPTLTEIRDLEKNVGGDFDFETFQRILNRPGGFRDPGEPEEYCRGFQRRELDVSSPGRPRLPAEETSNWKVKEKGTPSHSVLVRINSTLCVATCTFALNLACHLPTYGIDTSTCIHPRLPRVQDLVLQLLLLLPLPRPDAPNSPTDRTVFRPVAVASSKRPLLSLTFFLIFLLTALILAAPRAVPRITSLFAQLRFKPVQLPLVATPSLSTYRPLVTAAMTVPDKYKSPPQAPPVFTGTKESIVGDSKKICDQTRALLDKLVADYSADKATFENVMKPIAKDENESGLSTRILGFYQYVSSDAALREASTQADTIMDEFSIEVNMREDVYKLIEALHQRKDSEGLDPESLRLLEKDYKNYIKMGLGIPAGPQRDRFKEIKKRLSQIQIEFTKNLNEENGGIWFTKEELDGVSDDVLDGLEKGTGENEGKLKLSFKYPDLFPTLKFAKNPETRRKVFIQNENKCNQNVPLFQEAIILRDEAARMLGYPNHAALRIEDKMAKTTKTVNDFLGDLRSRLTAGGAKEVEHLQELKKADTDARGVENDGNYYLWDHKFYDRLMIEKEYSIDENKIAEYFPITSTIAGMLKIFEELLGFVFVELKPEDRKALSPTGKGEDIAWHEDVIIFSVWDDASEGEGFVGYLYLDLHPRQGKYGHAANFNLQPGYLQANGSRRYPATALVCNFSKPTPKKPSLLKHDEVVTLFHELGHGIHDLAGRCTYSRFHGTSTVRDFVEAPSQMLENWCWTPSVIKALSQHYETGEKIPDDLIEKQISTKHVNAALFNLRQLHFGTFDMTVHTPESHEAIKKLDLSATYNELRGQIAGIKGPEAQGEKSTWGNGQACFGHLIGGYDAGYYGYLSSEVYSTDMFYSVFKADPMNGKEGRRYRHTVLEKGGSQEEMLTLEQFLGRKPSTEAFYKELGIPQTLAS from the exons AGTACTGCCGCGGTTTCCAG CGCCGGGAGCTCGACGTGAGCTCCCCTGGCAGGCCGCGACTGCCCGCCGAGGAAACCTCCAACTGGAAGGTGAAAGAGAAGGGGACCCCGTCGCATTCCGTACTCGTCAGGATTAAC TCCACTCTTTGCGTAGCTACATGTACCTTCGCGCTTAACCTCGCTTGTCACCTACCAACTTACGGCATCGACACCTCCACCTGCATCCATCCGCGTCTGCCCCGTGTCCAAGACCTGGTCCTGCAgctgctcctcctcctccccctcccccgccCCGACGCACCCAACTCACCGACTGATCGAACCGTGTTTCGTCCAGTAGCCGTGGCGTCCTCCAAGCGTCCCCTCCTTTCCCTTACCTTCTTCCTCATATTCCTCCTCACAGCTCTCATCCTGGCGGCCCCAAGAGCAGTCCCGAGAATTACTTCTCTCTTTGCACAGCTGCGCTTCAAACCAGTCCAGCTACCCCTCGTTGCCACTCCATCTCTATCGACATACCGGCCCTTGGTGACTGCCGCCATGACTGTCCCCGACAAGTACAAGTCGCCGCCCCAGGCGCCCCCCGTCTTCACCGGCACCAAGGAATCCATCGTCGGCGACTCCAAGAAGATTTGCGACCAGACTCGCGCCCTTCTCGACAAGCTCGTTGCCGACTACTCCGCCGACAAGGCCACCTTTGAGAATGTTATGAAGCCCATCGCCAAAGACGAGAACGAGAGCGGACTGTCGACCCGTATCCTTGGCTTCTACCAATATGTTTCGAGTGACGCCGCCCTGCGCGAGGCTTCGACCCAGGCCGATACCATCATGGACGAGTTCTCGATCGAGGTGAACATGAGGGAGGATGTCTACAAGCTCATTGAGGCTCTCCACCAGCGCAAAGACTCGGAGGGCCTGGACCCCGAGAGCTTGAGGTTGCTGGAGAAGGACTACAAGAACTACATCAAGATGGGTCTGGGTATCCCCGCTGGGCCCCAGCGTGACCGCTTCAAGGAGATCAAGAAGCGTCTCAGTCAAATCCAAATCGAGTTTACAAAGAACCTCAACGAGGAGAACGGCGGCATCTGGTTCACAAAGGAGGAGCTCGATGGTGTTTCAGATGACGTTCTTGATGGTCTCGAGAAGGGCACCGGCGAGAACGAGGGCAAGCTCAAGCTCTCCTTCAAGTACCCCGACCTCTTCCCGACTCTCAAGTTCGCCAAGAACCCCGAGACGAGACGCAAGGTCTTCATCCAGAACGAGAATAAGTGCAACCAAAACGTTCCTCTCTTCCAGGAGGCCATCATTCTCCGTGATGAGGCTGCCCGCATGCTCGGCTACCCCAACCACGCTGCCCTGCGCATTGAGGACAAGATGGCCAAGACCACCAAGACTGTGAACGACTTCTTGGGCGACCTTCGCTCTCGTCTGACTGCCGGTGGCGCCAAGGAAGTCGAGCACCTCCAGGAGCTCAAGAAGGCCGACACTGACGCCCGCGGCGTTGAGAACGACGGCAACTACTACCTGTGGGATCACAAGTTCTACGACCGATTGATGATTGAGAAGGAGTACAGCATTGACGAGAACAAGATTGCCGAGTACTTCCCCATCACCTCGACAATTGCTGGCATGCTCAAGATCTTTGAGGAGCTCTTGGGCTTCGTATTTGTTGAGCTGAAGCCTGAGGACCGCAAGGCCTTGAGCCCCACTGGCAAGGGTGAGGATATCGCATGGCACGAGGATGTCATCATCTTCAGTGTCTGGGATGATGCTTCTGAGGGAGAAGGATTCGTTGGCTACCTGTACCTTGACCTGCACCCTCGCCAGGGCAAGTACGGTCACGCCGCCAACTTCAACTTGCAGCCCGGCTACCTGCAAGCCAACGGCTCACGCAGATACCCCGCCACTGCTCTGGTCTGCAACTTCAGCAAGCCCACGCCCAAGAAGCCCTCACTTCTCAAACACGACGAGGTCGTCACCCTCTTCCACGAGCTTGGACATGGTATCCACGACCTTGCTGGCCGCTGCACATACAGCCGTTTCCACGGTACCAGCACCGTCAGAGACTTCGTTGAGGCGCCATCACAGATGTTGGAGAACTGGTGCTGGACCCCTAGTGTTATCAAGGCGCTGTCTCAACACTACGAGACTGGCGAGAAGATTCCCGATGACCTTATTGAGAAGCAGATCTCCACCAAGCACGTCAACGCTGCCTTGTTCAACCTCCGCCAGCTTCACTTCGGTACCTTTGACATGACTGTCCATACCCCCGAGAGCCACGAGGCCATCAAGAAGTTGGACTTGTCAGCAACCTACAACGAGCTTCGCGGCCAGATCGCTGGTATCAAGGGCCCAGAAGCTCAGGGAGAGAAGAG CACCTGGGGCAACGGACAAGCCTGCTTCGGTCACTTGATTGGCGGCTACGATGCCGGCTACTACGGCTATCTCTCATCCGAGGTCTACTCGACCGACATGTTCTACTCCGTCTTCAAGGCCGATCCCATGAACGGCAAGGAGGGCCGCCGCTACAGACACACTGTCTTGGAGAAGGGCGGAAGCCAGGAGGAGATGTTGACCCTGGAGCAGTTCCTTGGACGCAAGCCTAGCACCGAAGCCTTCTACAAGGAGTTGGGCATCCCTCA GACGCTCGCCTCctaa